Proteins encoded by one window of Companilactobacillus ginsenosidimutans:
- a CDS encoding ArnT family glycosyltransferase: MNRPEAHYPHNVNSRYKRYRFRKRTVRNRLISPLGIPQKRTTINIPGTNKKSRTQTKEQSIPLVRSNSLVQSLKLIAQSISIISSIALLILMSIAVWSTNTYITKNYWVIVSFVLITLGLFVGSYLLSNRIRKQSFVIFVSVLLIIALLKIVFISMYALHPTSDFFNYHYFAFVKASGLDWSKKLIGTNLYFPHVLNIAMLFSIPYSIVGTNFVTSQILNIVLTLFDAILIYKLGTKIFNQQAGIFAGLIFSLIPAYFLYSTLNGAEPMFITAFLGMMCAFITFIQHDNGTTTGEWVASFRNLAILSIITYMIRPTIGIWIVAGLIYLFFIRYPYKLDRKFKFKRLAYFVGFAAVFMLFSIFSTSLFSQMYKLPFLNNSVNDRYSLATGTSVSTHGQYNGKYYNKLSNDLKESTSTAELNKKATTDMNKQVKANVTQLNKSNGWLPFLSDKYAAFSNENYGYNWILFNTWNKNPYKKAYMSSRNALVAFSSIFLEFMIIISIVIMSLILFFRRKIENRMQTINHIFYLSLLLDGFILGSMLFEVQGRYHVILYIPLVLILGAGAKILGERRKKLTVLL; this comes from the coding sequence ATGAACCGTCCAGAAGCTCACTATCCACATAATGTAAATTCAAGATACAAACGTTATCGTTTTCGTAAACGGACCGTCCGCAACAGATTAATAAGTCCCTTAGGAATACCACAAAAACGAACTACAATAAATATTCCAGGAACAAATAAGAAGAGTAGAACACAAACAAAAGAACAGTCAATTCCATTGGTTCGTAGCAATAGTTTGGTTCAATCTCTGAAATTAATTGCGCAATCAATTAGTATCATTTCATCTATTGCACTGTTGATTTTGATGTCAATTGCAGTTTGGTCAACGAATACTTATATAACTAAAAATTACTGGGTCATCGTTTCCTTTGTACTTATCACACTGGGATTATTCGTAGGATCATATCTACTTTCTAACCGTATCCGAAAACAATCCTTTGTTATATTTGTAAGTGTATTACTAATTATTGCGTTACTAAAAATAGTATTTATTAGTATGTATGCATTACATCCCACTTCAGATTTCTTTAATTATCACTATTTTGCATTCGTCAAAGCCTCAGGACTAGATTGGTCTAAGAAATTGATTGGGACTAACTTATATTTCCCACATGTTTTAAACATTGCAATGCTCTTTTCAATCCCCTACTCCATCGTAGGAACGAACTTTGTAACATCACAAATTTTAAATATTGTCTTAACCTTGTTTGATGCAATTCTAATTTACAAATTAGGAACAAAAATTTTCAATCAGCAAGCTGGAATTTTTGCGGGATTAATCTTTTCTCTAATACCTGCTTACTTCCTATATTCAACCTTAAATGGCGCCGAACCAATGTTTATCACCGCATTCCTAGGTATGATGTGTGCATTCATCACCTTCATACAGCACGACAACGGCACTACGACAGGTGAATGGGTAGCAAGTTTTCGTAACTTAGCAATTCTCTCAATTATCACTTACATGATACGTCCGACAATTGGAATTTGGATAGTCGCAGGATTGATTTACTTATTCTTCATTAGATATCCCTACAAATTGGATAGAAAATTTAAATTCAAACGACTCGCCTACTTCGTGGGATTTGCAGCAGTATTTATGTTGTTCAGTATCTTTTCAACTAGCTTATTCTCACAAATGTACAAACTGCCTTTCTTGAACAATTCAGTTAATGACAGATACAGTTTAGCAACGGGAACTTCAGTTTCAACCCACGGCCAATATAATGGAAAGTATTACAACAAGTTAAGTAATGATTTGAAGGAATCAACCTCCACAGCTGAACTAAATAAAAAAGCAACCACCGATATGAACAAGCAAGTTAAAGCCAACGTGACTCAGTTAAATAAGTCTAACGGATGGTTGCCATTTTTAAGCGATAAATATGCTGCATTTTCAAATGAGAACTACGGCTACAATTGGATCTTATTCAATACTTGGAATAAGAATCCATATAAAAAAGCCTATATGTCGAGCAGAAATGCTTTAGTTGCATTCTCATCTATTTTCTTAGAATTTATGATTATCATAAGCATAGTAATTATGAGTTTGATTTTATTCTTCAGAAGGAAAATTGAAAATCGTATGCAGACTATCAATCATATTTTCTACTTGTCCCTTCTATTAGATGGATTTATCCTGGGATCAATGTTA
- a CDS encoding glycosyltransferase family 2 protein: MKIILFTKILLLVSLVTFLSYLLWFSVFYLERVKNVKCDVDQTPYDLFIMIPLLDEEDTVPSYVKTMILELNKLQDNISTNIVLINDGSTDDTLNRLHKVQQDVYSPNTKVYVLNRELPHAREGKGSALNYGIDFITKLPSSYDSQHTIVGIVDADGFISAEHMKMVIGAFQNNHVGMVQTAVSMNNTSHNWLSKMQDMEFLGANSFMQESRNKLGQAIACGNGQFTTLKMADSVRWGNSLLEDFEFTIRGLLKGFKTIFISQAIVYQEAVRKAHPLFKQRIRWCQGSMQCWIKYSGKILKSPFIKNTIKMDMLLFLTLPFFSMVLNVANSFSAILQFNNIFNQKPLPVVIVFLTVLLFTLFVWLLMALEYHQNTDRFSLFRCVIRSWECIIYNYILSFIPYFAFTYLMMGRVKWDKTSHGQTVKASN; this comes from the coding sequence ATGAAAATCATACTTTTTACTAAAATTCTTTTATTGGTTTCACTAGTTACTTTCTTGTCTTACTTGTTATGGTTCTCAGTCTTCTACCTCGAACGTGTTAAAAACGTCAAATGTGATGTTGATCAAACACCATATGACTTATTCATCATGATTCCTCTACTAGACGAAGAAGATACCGTTCCAAGTTACGTTAAAACTATGATTCTTGAATTAAATAAACTTCAAGACAACATTAGTACGAACATTGTCCTCATAAACGATGGTTCGACTGATGATACTTTGAACAGACTTCATAAAGTGCAACAAGATGTTTATAGTCCAAATACTAAGGTTTATGTACTCAACCGTGAACTTCCTCATGCACGTGAAGGTAAAGGCAGTGCATTAAATTATGGAATCGACTTCATCACTAAGTTGCCTTCCAGTTATGACTCACAGCATACAATTGTCGGAATTGTCGACGCTGATGGATTCATTTCGGCAGAGCATATGAAGATGGTTATTGGAGCATTCCAAAATAATCACGTTGGAATGGTTCAAACAGCCGTTTCGATGAACAACACTTCTCACAATTGGTTATCCAAGATGCAAGACATGGAATTTCTTGGAGCCAATTCGTTCATGCAAGAAAGTCGTAACAAATTAGGTCAAGCGATTGCTTGTGGGAATGGACAATTCACAACACTAAAAATGGCAGACTCAGTTCGTTGGGGTAATTCTCTACTTGAGGATTTCGAATTTACAATTAGAGGACTACTCAAAGGATTCAAAACAATTTTTATCTCACAAGCGATTGTTTATCAGGAAGCTGTTAGAAAAGCACATCCCTTATTCAAACAACGTATCCGCTGGTGCCAAGGCTCAATGCAATGTTGGATCAAATATTCTGGAAAAATTTTAAAATCACCATTTATAAAAAATACTATCAAAATGGACATGTTATTATTCTTAACTCTTCCATTTTTCAGTATGGTTCTAAATGTCGCAAACAGTTTTTCTGCAATTCTACAATTCAACAATATATTCAATCAAAAACCATTGCCTGTGGTAATCGTATTTCTAACCGTTTTATTATTTACACTTTTTGTCTGGTTACTTATGGCATTGGAATATCACCAAAATACTGACCGGTTCTCACTCTTTCGGTGCGTAATCAGATCCTGGGAATGTATTATTTACAATTACATTCTTTCATTCATTCCCTACTTCGCATTCACATACCTAATGATGGGTAGAGTAAAGTGGGACAAAACTTCTCATGGTCAGACCGTAAAAGCATCAAATTAG
- a CDS encoding TVP38/TMEM64 family protein has protein sequence MTKSKKLRIIIGIILAILVLIICVREFKTIRSAMTAFNRLDFLNELREQTPTDAILLTIVLAGFSIIPGVPVSVVEILTGVVFGGIIGSIINSVGIVLGNLIAQRIFTYLHEKVDAKNTPRIVKMIRRIKYPMLGVIIGYMIPMIPTSVISLTATDMKLKKHELLTATILGSIPMAIIYSYGGNALIESHFTILALLVIVIAVMLAIVYFVTKKISD, from the coding sequence ATGACAAAATCAAAAAAACTAAGAATCATTATTGGAATTATCTTAGCAATTTTGGTACTTATTATTTGTGTGAGAGAATTCAAAACAATTCGGTCGGCCATGACGGCTTTTAACAGATTAGATTTTTTGAATGAATTAAGAGAACAAACTCCAACTGATGCCATATTATTGACGATTGTTCTAGCTGGGTTTTCCATAATACCAGGAGTTCCCGTATCCGTCGTCGAAATTTTAACAGGAGTAGTTTTTGGAGGGATAATCGGATCAATCATTAATTCAGTGGGGATTGTCCTGGGAAATTTGATAGCGCAAAGAATTTTTACCTATCTTCATGAAAAAGTTGATGCTAAGAATACTCCTAGAATTGTCAAAATGATTCGTCGAATTAAGTATCCTATGCTAGGTGTGATTATAGGTTATATGATTCCCATGATTCCTACCTCAGTTATCAGCTTAACGGCTACCGATATGAAACTAAAGAAGCATGAATTATTGACTGCAACTATACTCGGCAGTATTCCTATGGCAATTATTTATTCCTATGGTGGTAATGCACTGATTGAAAGTCATTTTACGATACTGGCACTATTGGTTATTGTAATTGCTGTCATGTTAGCAATAGTGTATTTTGTTACTAAAAAAATTAGTGATTAA